A window from Macaca fascicularis isolate 582-1 chromosome 20, T2T-MFA8v1.1 encodes these proteins:
- the IGSF6 gene encoding immunoglobulin superfamily member 6 isoform X1, producing MGTVSRSNIARHLQTNLILFCVGAVGACTVSVTQPWYLEVDYTHEAVTIKCTFSATGCPSEQPTRLWFRYGTQQPENLCLDGCKSEADKFTVREAFMENQVSLTVNRVTANDSAIYICGIAFPSVPEARAKQTGGGTTLVVREIKLLSKELWSFLTALVSLLSVYVTGVGVAFILLSKSKSKPLRNKEIKEDSQKKKSVRRIFQEIAQELYHKRHVETNQRSEKDNTTYENRRVLSNYERP from the exons GTGCTGTGGGCGCCTGTACTGTCTCTGTCACACAACCATGGTACCTAGAAGTGGACTACACTCACGAGGCCGTCACCATAAAGTGTACCTTCTCCGCAACCGGATGCCCTTCTGAGCAACCAACACGCCTGTGGTTTCGCTACGGGACTCAACAGCCTGAGAACCTGTGCTTGGACGGGTGCAAAAGTGAGGCAGACAAGTTCACAGTGAGGGAAGCCTTCATGGAAAACCAAGTTTCCCTCACTGTAAACAGAGTGACTGCAAACGACAGTGCAATTTACATCTGTGGAATAGCATTCCCCAGTGTGCCGGAAGCGAGAGCTAAGCAGACGGGAGGAGGGACCACACTGGTGGTAAGAG AAATTAAGCTGCTCAGCAAGGAACTGTGGAGCTTCCTGACAGCTCTTGTATCACTGCTCTCTGTCTATGTGACCGGTGTAGGCGTGGCCTTCATACTCCTCTCCAAA TCAAAATCCAAACCtctaagaaacaaagaaataaaagaagactcaCAAAAG AAGAAGAGTGTTCGGCGTATTTTTCAGGAAATTGCTCAAGAACTATACCATAAGAGACATGTGGAAACAAACCAACGatct GAGAAAGACAACACCACTTATGAAAACAGAAGGGTACTTTCCAACTATGAAAGACCATAG
- the IGSF6 gene encoding immunoglobulin superfamily member 6 isoform X2: MGTVSRSNIARHLQTNLILFCVGAVGACTVSVTQPWYLEVDYTHEAVTIKCTFSATGCPSEQPTRLWFRYGTQQPENLCLDGCKSEADKFTVREAFMENQVSLTVNRVTANDSAIYICGIAFPSVPEARAKQTGGGTTLVVREIKLLSKELWSFLTALVSLLSVYVTGVGVAFILLSKTFLLFLAVKIQTSKKQRNKRRLTKEEECSAYFSGNCSRTIP; encoded by the exons GTGCTGTGGGCGCCTGTACTGTCTCTGTCACACAACCATGGTACCTAGAAGTGGACTACACTCACGAGGCCGTCACCATAAAGTGTACCTTCTCCGCAACCGGATGCCCTTCTGAGCAACCAACACGCCTGTGGTTTCGCTACGGGACTCAACAGCCTGAGAACCTGTGCTTGGACGGGTGCAAAAGTGAGGCAGACAAGTTCACAGTGAGGGAAGCCTTCATGGAAAACCAAGTTTCCCTCACTGTAAACAGAGTGACTGCAAACGACAGTGCAATTTACATCTGTGGAATAGCATTCCCCAGTGTGCCGGAAGCGAGAGCTAAGCAGACGGGAGGAGGGACCACACTGGTGGTAAGAG AAATTAAGCTGCTCAGCAAGGAACTGTGGAGCTTCCTGACAGCTCTTGTATCACTGCTCTCTGTCTATGTGACCGGTGTAGGCGTGGCCTTCATACTCCTCTCCAAA actttccttctcttcttggcAGTCAAAATCCAAACCtctaagaaacaaagaaataaaagaagactcaCAAAAG AAGAAGAGTGTTCGGCGTATTTTTCAGGAAATTGCTCAAGAACTATACCATAA